CGCACCTGGGTCGCCGCGTCCAGCAGGCATTCCTCGGTGGTCAGCACGTCCCCGGCGCCGTTGCCGTCCATGGCCCCGCCCTCGAGCACGACGGGATGCCCCTCGTACAGGGCCGGTACGACCTCGATGCCCAGTTGCCGGCACACCGCCGCCCCCACCGCGTCGTCGAGCCCATGGTCCGGGTATTTCGCCCAGCCCGTGAACCGGCAGTCCACGGCCACGAGGCGCTCCCCCTCGCGCACGAAAAAGGGCATGAAATCCCGGGTCCAGCCCCGGTTCATGGGCAGGGTGAAAAAATCGATCAGGCCGAGGTCCGCCCCGACGTCGCGCAGGACCCGCCTGGCGGCCGCCTCGCGCCGGGCGTCGCCGACCAGCAGCCGCAGGCGCTGGCCCGAGGCCGTGATCCGGCGCGCCATCTCGCCGTAGACCCAGGCGATGGGGGCGAACCTGCCCGGCCAGTCCGAGGCGTTGGCCGGCCAGGCCAGCCAGACGGCCGCCTGCCGGCCGAATTCCGCCGGCCAGTGGAATGGTCTGTTCATGGTGTCCTTTTATGGAAAAGGGGAGAATCGGGGGAGGAAACCTTTTTTTGCAAAAAAAGGTTTCCTCCCCCGAACCCCCACCTTCCCAAAAAATTCTTCAGGGGTTGGGGTGGCGCGTGAGGCCGCCCGGAGGCGGAATATGCGGGCCATTTCGGAGCAGTAGGGCAGGCGGGGGAGAAGGGCAAGGGGGAGCGTCGCGGGAGGCTTCGTCGCCGGGCGGCGCGGCGGCTTGCCGGTGGCCGGGAAGGGGTCTATGGCCCCGATGGGCTCGGGGAGCGCTTGGAGCGAGGAAGCCTCCCGAAACGTGCAACCAAGGAGGCGGTCATGGACGAAACGGCGAAACAGGCCAGGCCGGTCGGCTGGCTGGACAAGGCGGCCGCCGG
The DNA window shown above is from Solidesulfovibrio sp. and carries:
- a CDS encoding agmatine deiminase family protein; amino-acid sequence: MNRPFHWPAEFGRQAAVWLAWPANASDWPGRFAPIAWVYGEMARRITASGQRLRLLVGDARREAAARRVLRDVGADLGLIDFFTLPMNRGWTRDFMPFFVREGERLVAVDCRFTGWAKYPDHGLDDAVGAAVCRQLGIEVVPALYEGHPVVLEGGAMDGNGAGDVLTTEECLLDAATQVRNPGFTRRDYEAVFGTYLGAENVLWLGRGIAGDDTHGHVDDLCRFVSRDTVVLCREDDPADANHRPLRENRERLTGARLADGATLRVVDLPMPRPVVFRGQRLPASYANFLITPRLVLVPTFNDARDRLALGILAELFPGREVVGIHAVDLVWGLGTVHCLSHEEPAAG